From one Leifsonia sp. Root1293 genomic stretch:
- a CDS encoding phytoene desaturase family protein: MSSDAAASTATDSAPAASHDVVIIGGGHNGLVAAAYLAQAGRSVLVLERDDHVGGAAISAQAFAGIDARLSRYSYLVSLLPARIIEELGLDISLVRRRFSSYTPDPQHPERGLLVDNADAEATRASFAAIGAEQDAAAWDSFYADTAAVARALFPTVLEPLPTRSEAQRLVDDTVWKQVFERPLDEAITARFGNDLVRGVVATDGLIGTFTALDDPALDANRCFLYHVIGNGTGDWDVPIGGMGAVSGELERAARAAGARIVTGADVTGVTPEGVVRYTLDGGEHEVRGESLLANVAPVVLQRLLGESTADLPAPEGAQVKVNLLLGRLPRLRDASVSPEAAFGGTFHINESYAQLGAAFEAASGGHIPHPLPCEIYCHSLSDPSILSPELAASGAHTLTVFGLHVPHRLTTPENNDELRARLQDAVLASLNSVLAEPIENVIMTDAAGRPCIETKTTLDIERAVNMPGGNIFHGPLSWPFLEDDDPRSTAAERWGVATAHPRILLCGSGARRGGAVSGIGGHNAAMAVLEE; the protein is encoded by the coding sequence ATGAGCTCCGACGCCGCAGCCAGCACTGCCACTGACTCCGCCCCCGCCGCCTCCCACGACGTCGTCATCATCGGAGGCGGCCACAACGGCCTCGTCGCTGCGGCCTACCTCGCCCAGGCAGGACGCAGCGTGCTCGTGCTCGAGCGCGACGACCACGTGGGCGGCGCCGCCATCTCGGCACAGGCGTTCGCCGGGATCGATGCGCGGCTGTCGCGCTACTCCTACCTGGTGAGCCTGCTGCCTGCACGCATCATCGAGGAGCTCGGGCTCGACATCTCCCTGGTGCGCCGCCGCTTCTCGTCCTACACGCCGGACCCGCAGCATCCGGAGCGGGGACTGCTCGTGGACAACGCCGACGCCGAAGCCACCCGTGCCTCGTTCGCAGCCATCGGGGCCGAGCAGGATGCCGCCGCGTGGGACTCGTTCTATGCCGACACGGCGGCGGTGGCACGAGCGCTCTTTCCGACGGTGCTCGAGCCACTCCCCACCCGGTCCGAGGCGCAGCGCCTCGTCGATGACACGGTGTGGAAGCAGGTCTTCGAGCGGCCCCTCGACGAGGCGATCACCGCCAGGTTCGGGAATGACCTGGTGCGCGGAGTCGTCGCGACCGACGGGCTCATCGGCACCTTCACCGCCTTGGACGACCCTGCACTCGACGCCAACCGCTGCTTCCTGTACCACGTGATCGGCAACGGAACCGGCGACTGGGATGTGCCGATCGGCGGCATGGGTGCCGTCAGCGGTGAGCTCGAACGGGCAGCGCGAGCGGCCGGAGCACGAATCGTGACCGGCGCCGACGTGACGGGCGTCACGCCTGAGGGAGTCGTGCGGTACACCCTCGACGGAGGCGAGCACGAAGTACGCGGCGAGAGCCTGCTCGCGAATGTGGCGCCCGTCGTGCTGCAACGCTTGCTCGGCGAGTCGACCGCGGACCTGCCCGCTCCCGAGGGCGCCCAGGTGAAGGTCAATCTCCTCCTCGGTCGACTGCCCCGGCTGCGCGACGCGAGCGTCTCACCCGAGGCCGCGTTCGGCGGCACGTTCCACATCAACGAGTCGTACGCGCAGCTCGGCGCCGCCTTCGAGGCGGCATCCGGCGGGCATATCCCGCATCCGCTGCCTTGCGAGATCTACTGCCACTCCCTGAGCGACCCGTCGATCCTGTCGCCCGAGCTGGCGGCGTCCGGGGCGCACACCCTCACGGTGTTCGGACTGCACGTTCCACACCGGCTCACCACGCCGGAGAACAACGATGAACTGCGTGCGCGGCTGCAGGATGCCGTGCTGGCATCGCTGAACTCGGTGCTGGCCGAGCCGATCGAGAACGTGATCATGACGGATGCCGCCGGCCGGCCGTGCATCGAGACCAAGACCACCCTCGACATCGAGCGGGCCGTGAACATGCCCGGCGGCAACATCTTCCACGGGCCGCTGTCGTGGCCGTTCCTCGAGGACGACGACCCGCGCAGCACCGCGGCCGAGCGGTGGGGTGTGGCCACGGCGCATCCCCGCATCCTCCTGTGCGGATCGGGTGCACGCCGCGGCGGCGCCGTGAGCGGCATCGGCGGGCACAACGCGGCGATGGCGGTGCTGGAGGAGTAG
- a CDS encoding AI-2E family transporter: protein MTNLQQRARRDKTVASATSLIANKPFQWAFVATLGVLLALALAWAASSISSVIFSVFAAVFVTLGLDPLVRWFEKHGMPRGAAIVTVIILFVLVIVGLLWLVLPLVIGQAAQFVQDAPKMLADLQSQQWFKDASNGSGGVLSTVYTWLTGLIADPKFWTTVGGGALSFGVALASGISSGIFIFILTIYFTATLDVSKRAVYSLVSASHRESVVDYAERIMQNVGRYLSGMVVLAFMNAVFSLIILVIAQVPFALVIATAAFFITLIPLIGTVLTTAVMTVLALFVSPLSALVVLVAMLIYMQVEAYIFTPKVMSKAVQVPGSIVLIAALAGGTLAGLPGALVAIPVAAGILLIIKEVVVPRKART from the coding sequence GTGACCAACCTGCAGCAGAGAGCCCGACGTGACAAGACCGTCGCGAGCGCCACGAGCCTGATCGCGAACAAGCCGTTCCAGTGGGCGTTCGTCGCCACTCTCGGCGTGCTGCTGGCGCTCGCCCTCGCGTGGGCGGCATCGAGCATCTCCAGCGTCATCTTCTCGGTCTTCGCCGCCGTCTTCGTCACCCTCGGGCTCGACCCGCTGGTGCGCTGGTTCGAGAAGCACGGGATGCCGCGCGGTGCCGCCATCGTGACCGTCATCATCCTGTTCGTGCTGGTGATCGTCGGGCTGCTCTGGCTCGTGCTCCCGCTGGTGATCGGGCAGGCGGCCCAGTTCGTGCAGGACGCACCGAAGATGCTGGCCGATCTGCAGTCGCAGCAGTGGTTCAAGGACGCCTCGAACGGGTCGGGTGGAGTGCTCAGCACTGTCTACACCTGGCTCACCGGCCTGATCGCCGACCCCAAGTTCTGGACCACGGTGGGTGGCGGTGCGCTGTCGTTCGGCGTCGCTCTGGCGAGCGGGATCTCGAGCGGCATCTTCATCTTCATCCTCACCATCTACTTCACGGCCACCCTCGACGTCTCGAAGCGGGCGGTGTACTCGCTGGTGTCCGCGTCGCATCGCGAGAGCGTCGTCGACTACGCCGAGCGCATCATGCAGAACGTCGGGCGCTACCTGAGCGGCATGGTGGTGCTCGCGTTCATGAACGCTGTCTTCAGCTTGATCATCCTGGTGATCGCACAGGTGCCGTTCGCACTGGTCATCGCCACGGCGGCGTTCTTCATCACGCTCATCCCCCTGATCGGAACCGTGCTCACGACGGCGGTCATGACGGTGCTGGCGCTGTTCGTCTCCCCACTCTCAGCCCTCGTGGTGCTGGTGGCGATGCTGATCTACATGCAGGTGGAGGCCTACATCTTCACCCCCAAGGTCATGAGCAAGGCCGTGCAGGTTCCGGGGTCGATCGTGCTCATCGCGGCCCTCGCCGGTGGAACGCTCGCCGGACTTCCCGGCGCCCTCGTCGCCATTCCCGTGGCCGCCGGCATCCTGCTGATCATCAAGGAGGTCGTGGTGCCGCGGAAGGCCCGCACCTAG
- a CDS encoding acyl-CoA thioesterase has protein sequence MHMFFRTLLHFWLSRFGKRLGHYDVARTNFITLPTDLDILKHMNNGVYLSIMDVARFDMLKRTGAWKILQDKGWYPVVVSETISFRKSLTLWQRFTIESRVLGFDDKAVFVEQRFVRPDASGKPEVYAKGYIRGRFLRRTGGVVPVEELIEALGHVPDSVVVPERLIEWGAGVALPATRAEAPSEWADA, from the coding sequence ATGCACATGTTCTTCCGCACGCTCCTGCACTTCTGGCTGTCGCGCTTCGGCAAGCGCCTCGGGCACTACGACGTGGCGCGCACGAACTTCATCACGCTGCCGACCGACCTCGACATCCTGAAGCACATGAACAACGGCGTGTACCTGTCGATCATGGACGTCGCCCGCTTCGACATGCTCAAGCGCACGGGCGCGTGGAAGATCCTGCAGGACAAGGGCTGGTACCCGGTCGTGGTGTCCGAGACCATCAGCTTCCGCAAGTCGCTCACGCTCTGGCAGCGCTTCACGATCGAGTCGCGCGTGCTCGGCTTCGATGACAAGGCCGTCTTCGTCGAACAGCGTTTCGTGCGACCGGATGCCTCGGGCAAGCCCGAGGTCTACGCGAAGGGTTACATCCGCGGGCGCTTCCTACGCCGGACGGGTGGCGTCGTGCCCGTGGAGGAGCTCATTGAGGCGCTCGGCCACGTGCCAGACAGCGTGGTCGTGCCCGAGCGGTTGATCGAGTGGGGCGCCGGGGTGGCGCTGCCGGCCACCCGTGCCGAAGCCCCGTCGGAATGGGCCGACGCCTGA
- a CDS encoding SRPBCC domain-containing protein, producing MSVRPTGRLAHRPDGLYLLIDRLFTAPIEDVWYSLTNPVFMQKWIGTYTGNPSTGAVRFLMSAEPDAEWEYTTIRECDPPHRFLAEVGTGDDMWHVFCHLREAGGRTTLTLGQRMHASTDAATMGPGWDYYLDRLIAARENLPLPQWEHYYPAHSEYYRDLVVPSA from the coding sequence ATGTCAGTGCGACCAACAGGGCGTCTCGCCCACCGACCCGACGGCCTCTACCTTCTGATCGACAGGCTGTTCACCGCTCCGATCGAAGACGTCTGGTACAGCCTCACGAACCCGGTCTTCATGCAGAAGTGGATCGGCACCTACACCGGCAACCCGTCGACCGGTGCCGTGCGATTCCTGATGTCGGCCGAGCCCGATGCGGAGTGGGAGTACACCACCATCCGGGAGTGCGACCCTCCCCACCGCTTCCTCGCCGAGGTCGGTACCGGCGATGACATGTGGCACGTCTTCTGCCACCTGCGGGAGGCCGGCGGGCGAACCACGCTCACTCTCGGACAACGCATGCACGCGTCGACGGATGCCGCCACGATGGGGCCGGGCTGGGACTACTACCTCGACCGCCTCATCGCGGCGCGGGAGAACCTCCCCCTCCCCCAGTGGGAGCACTACTACCCGGCGCACTCCGAGTACTACCGCGACCTGGTGGTGCCCTCGGCCTGA
- a CDS encoding alpha/beta hydrolase, with translation MTATETEASVPLSPKVRGERGRGLGHRLRVIAGWIVGVLLLIVVLFAVYTQIVMQGERPAAIDAWSDEGVSITSTDHSIVMTPTGEASGDGLVFVPGAKVDPYAYMNKLSGIVADGTTVVITKPTLNLAFFDTRPLSAFTADAPDVSTWYVGGHSLGGVRACMLADDPDVSGIILFGSYCANDLSETSLAVLSLGGQNDGLSTPEKIADSAALLPSDATFVEIAGANHASFGDYGVQPGDGEATATSDEVREEITAQVDAFLGEVR, from the coding sequence ATGACCGCGACCGAGACTGAAGCATCCGTTCCGCTCAGCCCGAAGGTGCGCGGCGAACGCGGCCGCGGGCTGGGGCACCGCCTGCGGGTGATCGCCGGCTGGATCGTGGGGGTTCTGCTGCTGATCGTGGTGCTCTTCGCGGTCTACACGCAGATCGTCATGCAGGGCGAGCGTCCCGCCGCCATCGACGCGTGGAGCGACGAGGGCGTGAGCATCACCTCGACCGATCACTCCATCGTGATGACACCGACCGGCGAGGCGAGCGGTGATGGCCTCGTGTTCGTCCCGGGCGCCAAGGTCGACCCGTACGCCTACATGAACAAGCTCTCGGGCATCGTGGCCGATGGCACGACCGTCGTGATCACCAAGCCCACGCTCAACCTCGCGTTCTTCGACACCCGCCCGCTGTCGGCCTTCACAGCCGATGCCCCCGATGTCTCGACCTGGTACGTTGGCGGGCACTCCCTCGGAGGAGTCCGGGCCTGCATGCTCGCCGACGACCCCGACGTGAGCGGCATCATCCTGTTCGGCAGCTACTGCGCCAACGACCTGTCGGAGACGTCGCTGGCGGTGTTGAGCCTCGGCGGCCAGAACGACGGGCTCTCCACCCCCGAGAAGATCGCGGATTCCGCCGCGCTGCTTCCGTCGGATGCCACGTTCGTCGAGATCGCGGGCGCCAACCACGCCAGTTTCGGGGACTACGGCGTGCAGCCGGGCGACGGCGAGGCCACCGCGACCTCGGACGAGGTGCGCGAGGAGATCACGGCGCAGGTCGACGCGTTCCTGGGCGAAGTGCGCTGA
- a CDS encoding OmpL47-type beta-barrel domain-containing protein, which yields MRVPSPAAQGAPPRRVRALGLGATVFALVASGAVVATPAYAGPSTPDFGPNVTIFDPSTPVDEINATLASFANEAEFSTNRHAAFFKPGTYGSAAGENDPSTATGIVNAEVGYYTSISGLGASPEDVRINGALHVEPVRACEPNPWDCQSPGSLTRFWRSLSNMSINPIQRPLGVDAERPFPSGVTDPHQMRWAVSQAAPLRRMNIEGSLTLFGRVGEYASGGYMANTAVSGTVVNGSQQQWFTRDSNVGTWEGGVWNVTSVGVEGAHAGTPAGTGDAATPLYTTVAQTPVTRESPFLYLDGDEYKVFVPKAKTNSSGIDWSTDAASGDAIDIADFYIAKTGDTAAQINAALAAGKNLLVTPGVYALSEPITVTRADTVVLGLGLATLVPTNGNAAIDIADVPGVKVAGLTVDAGEVNSPVLVKVGPAGAGASDPANPTTLSDVFVRVGGAHVGRATTSIEVNSDDVLLDHIWAWRADHGDGVAWDSNTGDHGVVVNGDDVTALGLFVEHYQKAQTVWNGNGGTTLFYQSELPYDPPSQAAWSDGDRLGYASYQVAPDVTSHSASGLGVYSFFNQNVDIRVESGIQAPKSAGVTFTNMVSVFLNGSGGINHIINDAGLPAVGSFASPGLLSYPPADTQAPTVSIAAAPAAPDGSNGWYRGGVSLTVTGSDDYTPLNLEANVDGAGWKAVTGPIAIADGTHSVQARATDGSGNVSSVATWSGKVDGVAPVATVAFDATSRKASVTATDGSGSGVSGIEYRLGGGAWLAYTAPVAVGDAATTFGYRATDAAGNRSTDGSLSVPAKVAGKVPLAVAAASLCINGKVSVAVYALNIGKAKADIRLTTQWADAKFTKVGFGKAVYKLFPTGAKSVPKGTATVAGYTFVNGVGSYSTYTPGFAALNCGRR from the coding sequence GTGAGAGTCCCATCCCCTGCCGCACAGGGCGCACCACCTCGCCGTGTGCGCGCGCTCGGCCTCGGCGCTACAGTGTTCGCGCTGGTGGCGAGCGGTGCCGTCGTCGCGACGCCCGCCTACGCCGGTCCGAGCACACCCGACTTCGGTCCGAACGTCACGATCTTCGACCCGAGCACGCCGGTCGACGAGATCAACGCCACCCTGGCGTCGTTCGCGAACGAGGCCGAGTTCAGCACGAACCGGCACGCCGCCTTCTTCAAGCCCGGTACCTACGGCAGTGCCGCAGGGGAGAACGACCCCTCCACGGCGACAGGAATCGTCAACGCCGAGGTGGGCTACTACACCTCGATCTCGGGTCTCGGCGCATCGCCGGAGGACGTGCGCATCAACGGCGCGCTTCACGTCGAACCGGTGCGCGCCTGCGAACCCAACCCCTGGGACTGCCAGTCACCGGGTTCCCTCACGCGCTTCTGGCGATCGCTCTCGAACATGAGCATCAACCCGATCCAGAGGCCCCTCGGCGTGGATGCCGAACGACCCTTCCCGAGCGGGGTGACCGATCCGCACCAGATGCGGTGGGCGGTCTCCCAGGCGGCACCTCTCCGCCGGATGAACATCGAGGGGTCCCTCACGCTGTTCGGCCGGGTCGGCGAGTACGCGAGCGGCGGCTACATGGCCAACACCGCCGTGTCGGGAACCGTGGTCAACGGGTCCCAGCAGCAGTGGTTCACCCGGGACAGCAACGTCGGCACCTGGGAGGGCGGCGTCTGGAACGTCACCTCGGTCGGTGTCGAGGGTGCTCATGCCGGGACTCCCGCCGGAACGGGGGATGCCGCGACCCCGCTGTACACGACTGTCGCCCAGACTCCGGTGACCCGCGAGTCGCCGTTCCTCTACCTCGACGGCGACGAGTACAAGGTGTTCGTGCCGAAGGCGAAGACCAACAGCTCGGGAATCGACTGGTCGACGGATGCAGCATCCGGAGACGCGATCGACATCGCCGACTTCTACATCGCCAAGACCGGAGACACGGCGGCGCAGATCAACGCCGCGCTCGCCGCGGGCAAGAACCTGCTCGTGACGCCCGGGGTCTACGCCCTGAGCGAGCCCATCACGGTCACGCGGGCCGACACGGTCGTGCTCGGCCTTGGCCTCGCGACCCTGGTGCCGACGAACGGCAACGCGGCGATCGACATCGCCGACGTGCCGGGAGTGAAGGTGGCCGGCCTCACGGTCGACGCGGGTGAGGTCAACTCGCCGGTGCTCGTCAAGGTCGGACCAGCCGGAGCCGGCGCCAGTGACCCCGCGAACCCCACGACGCTCAGCGACGTGTTCGTTCGCGTCGGCGGCGCGCACGTCGGTCGGGCGACGACGAGCATCGAGGTGAACAGCGACGACGTGCTGCTCGACCACATCTGGGCCTGGCGCGCGGATCACGGCGACGGCGTTGCCTGGGACTCGAACACCGGTGACCACGGAGTCGTCGTGAACGGCGACGACGTCACGGCCCTCGGCCTCTTCGTCGAGCACTACCAGAAGGCGCAGACCGTGTGGAACGGCAACGGCGGAACGACGCTCTTCTACCAGAGCGAGCTCCCGTACGATCCGCCGAGCCAGGCCGCCTGGTCCGACGGCGATCGCCTCGGATACGCCTCCTACCAGGTGGCACCGGACGTGACCTCGCACTCGGCATCCGGTCTCGGCGTCTACTCGTTCTTCAACCAGAACGTCGACATCCGCGTCGAGAGCGGAATCCAGGCGCCGAAATCGGCCGGGGTGACATTCACCAACATGGTGAGCGTGTTCCTCAACGGCTCGGGCGGCATCAACCACATCATCAACGACGCCGGACTGCCCGCCGTGGGGAGCTTCGCCTCACCGGGCCTGCTGTCCTATCCGCCCGCCGACACGCAGGCGCCGACGGTGTCGATCGCCGCGGCACCGGCCGCACCCGACGGATCGAACGGCTGGTACCGCGGCGGGGTCTCGCTCACCGTGACCGGAAGCGACGACTACACGCCGCTCAACCTGGAAGCGAACGTCGACGGCGCCGGCTGGAAGGCCGTCACCGGCCCGATCGCCATCGCCGACGGCACGCATTCCGTGCAGGCGCGGGCGACGGATGGCTCGGGCAACGTCTCGTCGGTCGCCACGTGGAGCGGCAAGGTCGACGGCGTTGCTCCGGTCGCGACGGTGGCGTTCGATGCGACGTCGCGAAAGGCATCCGTCACCGCGACCGACGGCTCGGGTTCTGGCGTCTCGGGCATCGAATACCGCCTGGGCGGTGGCGCCTGGCTGGCCTACACGGCGCCGGTCGCCGTGGGAGACGCCGCCACGACCTTCGGGTATCGGGCGACGGATGCAGCGGGCAACAGGTCGACCGACGGCTCGCTGTCTGTTCCCGCGAAGGTCGCGGGCAAGGTGCCGCTCGCCGTCGCCGCAGCCTCGCTGTGCATCAACGGCAAGGTGTCGGTGGCGGTCTACGCCCTGAACATCGGCAAGGCCAAGGCCGACATCCGCCTGACTACGCAGTGGGCTGACGCGAAGTTCACCAAGGTCGGCTTCGGCAAGGCCGTGTACAAGCTGTTCCCGACGGGCGCCAAGTCGGTGCCGAAGGGCACGGCGACCGTCGCCGGCTACACCTTCGTGAACGGCGTCGGCTCGTACTCGACATACACGCCGGGCTTTGCAGCCCTGAACTGCGGCCGCCGCTAG
- a CDS encoding LysR family transcriptional regulator yields the protein MLDVRRLRLLREVKLRGTLAAVAEALAYSPSSVSQQLSLLEAEAGVPLLEKAGRRVILTPQAELLVARAEQVLDILERAEDEVASSLGEVRGTVRLAVFQSAAHAILPAALTILREAYPQLRVEVTEREPDAGLFEVSARDFDLVIAEQYPGHTRAHRSDLDRVVLGGDAIRLGVGGATAAALPDASAQHHALRQITEGRAWVMEPVGTASREWAMQLCRAAGFEPDVRFETADLMAHIRLIRSGNAVGLLPDLVWAGEAPSVRLVDLPADPHRTIFTAARRSSADREAVAVCRAALAQAVALVTPAR from the coding sequence ATGCTGGACGTCAGACGCCTGCGCCTGCTGCGCGAGGTGAAGCTGCGCGGGACCCTCGCTGCTGTCGCCGAGGCTCTGGCGTACTCGCCGTCGTCGGTGTCGCAGCAGTTGTCCCTGCTCGAGGCCGAGGCCGGAGTGCCACTGCTCGAGAAGGCCGGCCGCCGGGTGATCCTCACTCCGCAGGCGGAGCTTCTCGTCGCACGCGCCGAGCAGGTGCTCGACATCCTCGAGCGTGCCGAGGACGAAGTGGCGTCGTCGCTCGGTGAGGTGCGCGGTACGGTGCGGCTGGCCGTCTTCCAGTCGGCGGCGCACGCGATCCTGCCGGCAGCACTGACCATCCTGCGTGAGGCCTACCCGCAGCTGCGCGTCGAGGTGACCGAGCGTGAGCCCGATGCCGGCCTGTTCGAGGTGTCGGCCCGCGACTTCGACCTCGTGATCGCCGAGCAGTACCCGGGCCACACTCGAGCGCACCGGTCCGACCTCGACCGGGTGGTGCTGGGCGGGGACGCGATCCGTCTGGGGGTGGGCGGTGCGACCGCCGCAGCGCTGCCCGATGCTTCTGCACAGCATCACGCGCTTCGGCAGATCACCGAGGGGCGGGCGTGGGTGATGGAGCCCGTCGGCACGGCCTCGAGGGAGTGGGCGATGCAACTCTGTCGCGCCGCCGGCTTCGAGCCGGACGTGCGCTTCGAGACGGCCGACCTCATGGCCCACATCAGGCTGATCCGCTCGGGAAACGCCGTCGGACTCCTGCCCGATCTCGTGTGGGCGGGAGAGGCGCCGAGTGTGCGGCTGGTCGACCTGCCTGCAGACCCCCACCGCACCATCTTCACGGCAGCGCGGCGTTCGAGCGCCGACCGTGAGGCCGTGGCGGTATGCCGCGCGGCGCTGGCCCAGGCCGTGGCGCTGGTGACGCCCGCGCGTTGA